CCCGGCTGACGATGGCGGCGTGGGAAGTGCGGCCCCCGCTGTTGGTGACAATGGCGCTGGCGATTTTCATAATCGGCTCCCAGTCGGGATCGGTCATTTCGGTAACCAGCACTTCTCCTTTTCGAAATTCGGAAATTTTGGAAACATCCTTAATTACCCGTGCTTTTCCTTGGCCGATTTTTTCTCCGACCGCCGCCCCAACCGCTAAAATTTCCCCTTTCTTTTTGAGTTGGTAGGTTTCCAGCACATTCTTATTTTTCTGCGATTGGACGGTCTCGGGACGGGCCTGGACAATAAAAAGTTCCTTTGCCCGTCCGTCTTTGGCCCATTCAATATCCATCGGCTTGCGGTAGTGGTCTTCGATAATTTTACCCCAGCGGGCCAGTAGCAGAATTTCTTCGTCAGTAAGACAAAACCGGCGGCGGTCTTCCTGGGGAACGGCCACATTTTGGGTAGCCGATGTTCCTCCTACGCTGTAGACCAGTTTGTATTCCTTGCTTCCCAATTTTCTCCCAATGATAGGCCGAAAACCTTTTGCCAGTGTCGGTTTGTGGACAATAAACTCATCGGGATTGACTTTCCCTTTGACAATATTTTCTCCTAGTCCCCAGGAGGCATTAATGACTATGGCATCAGAAAATCCGGATTCGGTATCAATGGTGAACATCACGCCGCTAGCGGCCTCATCCGAGCGAATCATTTTTTGCACTCCCACCGAAAGAGCGATTTTAAAATGGCCAAAGCCCTTGTCTTCCCGATAAGAAATCGCCCGATCGGTAAAAAGGGAGGCAAAACATTTTTTGACTGACTCCATAAGCTGATACTCGCCGCTCACGTTCAAATACGATTCCTGTTGGCCGGCAAAAGACGCATCAATCAGATCTTCAGCGGTGGCGCTGGAACGCACGGCGACATCTACTCCGCCGGCAAAGTGATTGGTGTGGTCTTCTTTATCCAAAGTAAGCCGAAAACTTTTGTGCGGCTGATATTCTTTGGAAAGCCGGGCATAGGACTTCACGATTTCATTTCTAAGATCAGCCGGGAATTCAGAGGCCAGCATCGCTTCGCGGATGCGGTAGCCGCGCTCGGAGAGATTGCGCAAATTGGCGGTGTTGAGTCCTTTGAGAATCTTTCTTATTTTCTCATCCAGGTTGTTTTCCGAAATAAAATAGCGATAAGCCGCGGAGGTTATCGCAAAACCATTGGGAATTCTTATTCCTTTTACCCGGAGCTTCGCATACATTTCGCCCAAGGAGGCATTTTTCCCGCCCGCTAGAGAGATATCTTCTATTCCGATCTCTTTAAACCAAAGGATATATTTTTTGTTTTGCATTTTTCTAATTCCTATAAATATATGAACTTTATTCGTATATTCGTAATAAATTCGTAATTAGTAGAGAAATCATTTTATCTCCTCCACTTTTATCAAGCTCATATGCTCTTTTTTCACATGAGGCCGGCCGGTAACTACTACTACTTTTTCTCCTTTTTCTGCTAGACGCTCTTTTTTAATAAGGCGCAGGGCGCTGTCAATAAGTTTCTCCAATGTCGGGCAATCGGGAAGAACAAAACTTTCTACTCCCCACACCAAAGT
This DNA window, taken from Candidatus Moraniibacteriota bacterium, encodes the following:
- the ppsA gene encoding phosphoenolpyruvate synthase; this encodes MQNKKYILWFKEIGIEDISLAGGKNASLGEMYAKLRVKGIRIPNGFAITSAAYRYFISENNLDEKIRKILKGLNTANLRNLSERGYRIREAMLASEFPADLRNEIVKSYARLSKEYQPHKSFRLTLDKEDHTNHFAGGVDVAVRSSATAEDLIDASFAGQQESYLNVSGEYQLMESVKKCFASLFTDRAISYREDKGFGHFKIALSVGVQKMIRSDEAASGVMFTIDTESGFSDAIVINASWGLGENIVKGKVNPDEFIVHKPTLAKGFRPIIGRKLGSKEYKLVYSVGGTSATQNVAVPQEDRRRFCLTDEEILLLARWGKIIEDHYRKPMDIEWAKDGRAKELFIVQARPETVQSQKNKNVLETYQLKKKGEILAVGAAVGEKIGQGKARVIKDVSKISEFRKGEVLVTEMTDPDWEPIMKIASAIVTNSGGRTSHAAIVSR